From the Luteolibacter arcticus genome, one window contains:
- a CDS encoding SLC13 family permease: protein MTFEIGLTLAVIALTLIAFIREWAAPDVIALTVLVGVVALGLVGMGEMTSVFKNEAPLAIAALFIIGGALEASGAVDHIGRVLRDKLPSNIRLAILGFSILAGFFSAWMNNTAIVAILLPVALGFARSRDFAPSRLLMPLSYCSILGGVCTLIGTSTNLLVNGTLKDLKMEPMSMFQLAPIGIPLSIAGIAYLAIFGPKLIPSRTTISGSLEIKDRATPLYHILIKENSPLIGKRLSETPLFDRGRHVHIMEVRRKGAREMHGLNTLTIEKNDRFLIALHGRRAKAGKAEDLCEEIGASLLSTIDGVVTELVVRDESSLAGQTLARSDFRQRYNSVVMAVHRNGVNITHQLAEIPLEGGDTLLVITALNNLDALDATRDFILTDSPEDSLVATENRKPPHHAWVSWAVLIGVVLVATLTDVLGGKEGVFPWLPVIPIHYSAMVGALVLLWSKIVTPREAYSSIDWQVLLMLYGLLGLGMAMQSTGTAKWLAEGMVGMAQGFVSPEWLPLVMLWLIFLLTLLLTEVLSNNATAVMMVPIVVTLAHSLGVSHWPYVMGVTVAASTAFALPMGYQTHMMVYGPGGFKFTDFLRVGIPLNFICWIVSCLLIPLIWPFYP, encoded by the coding sequence ATGACCTTCGAAATCGGCCTCACCCTGGCGGTTATCGCCCTCACGCTGATCGCGTTCATCCGCGAATGGGCGGCTCCGGACGTGATCGCCCTGACCGTGCTGGTGGGTGTCGTGGCGCTGGGCCTCGTTGGCATGGGCGAGATGACCTCGGTGTTCAAGAACGAGGCACCGCTGGCGATTGCCGCGCTTTTCATCATCGGGGGGGCCTTGGAGGCGTCCGGAGCGGTCGACCACATCGGCCGGGTGCTGCGCGACAAGCTGCCCAGCAACATCCGCCTGGCCATCCTCGGCTTCTCCATCCTGGCAGGCTTTTTCAGCGCGTGGATGAACAACACGGCCATCGTGGCCATCTTGCTTCCCGTGGCGCTCGGATTTGCCCGCTCCCGGGATTTCGCTCCGTCCCGGCTGCTGATGCCGCTGTCCTACTGCTCGATCCTCGGCGGTGTCTGCACCCTGATCGGCACCTCCACCAACCTCCTCGTCAACGGCACCTTGAAGGATCTCAAGATGGAGCCGATGTCGATGTTCCAGCTCGCGCCCATCGGCATCCCGCTGTCGATCGCGGGCATCGCCTACCTCGCGATCTTCGGGCCGAAGCTCATTCCATCGCGGACCACGATTTCCGGCAGTCTGGAGATCAAGGACCGGGCGACCCCACTCTACCACATCCTGATCAAAGAGAATTCGCCGCTGATCGGCAAGCGGCTGAGCGAAACGCCGCTCTTCGACCGCGGCCGGCACGTCCACATCATGGAAGTCCGCCGCAAGGGCGCGCGGGAAATGCACGGTCTCAACACGCTGACGATCGAGAAGAACGATCGCTTCCTGATCGCGCTACACGGTCGCCGTGCCAAGGCCGGCAAGGCCGAGGATCTCTGCGAGGAGATCGGCGCGAGCCTGCTTTCGACCATTGACGGTGTGGTGACCGAGCTCGTCGTTCGCGATGAGTCCTCGCTGGCAGGCCAGACGCTTGCCCGGTCCGATTTCCGCCAGCGCTATAACAGCGTGGTGATGGCGGTGCACCGCAACGGGGTGAACATCACCCATCAGCTCGCCGAGATCCCGCTGGAAGGGGGCGATACGCTGCTGGTCATCACCGCGCTCAATAATCTCGATGCCCTCGACGCGACTCGGGACTTCATCCTGACCGATTCGCCGGAGGACTCCCTCGTCGCTACGGAAAACCGCAAGCCGCCGCACCATGCCTGGGTCTCGTGGGCGGTGCTGATCGGCGTGGTGCTGGTCGCCACCCTCACCGATGTGTTGGGTGGTAAAGAGGGTGTGTTTCCGTGGTTGCCGGTGATCCCGATTCACTATTCGGCCATGGTCGGCGCGCTGGTTCTGCTGTGGTCAAAGATCGTCACACCGCGCGAGGCTTACTCGAGCATCGATTGGCAGGTGCTGCTGATGCTCTATGGCTTGTTAGGCCTCGGCATGGCGATGCAATCGACCGGTACCGCGAAATGGCTGGCCGAAGGAATGGTGGGCATGGCGCAGGGATTCGTGAGCCCGGAATGGCTGCCGCTGGTGATGCTGTGGCTGATCTTCCTGCTGACCCTGCTGCTCACCGAGGTGCTCTCTAACAACGCCACCGCGGTGATGATGGTGCCGATCGTGGTGACGCTGGCGCACAGTCTTGGTGTCAGCCATTGGCCTTACGTGATGGGCGTGACCGTGGCCGCCTCGACTGCCTTCGCGCTGCCGATGGGCTACCAGACGCACATGATGGTTTATGGACCCGGCGGCTTCAAATTCACTGACTTCCTGCGGGTGGGCATTCCGCTGAATTTCATCTGCTGGATCGTTTCCTGCCTGCTGATCCCGCTGATCTGGCCGTTTTATCCATAG
- a CDS encoding lysophospholipid acyltransferase family protein encodes MSDAPDEPKSPTLAHRLEYAAFRAAEGVLSLVSLETTVRVGQGLGLLAWALFPKWRKLVARNLRIATAAEAPDAAEIRRRVRETFRRAGNNMLSSQRAALMTQEQVEKHIEIEGLEHLIDPMKGGRGVVLVWSHMGNWEVLAQLVKTLGPEVKGGPIFRRLENPLLDELTVKRRTQQGAVLFDKHDGFNGPAAVLREGGVVTVMTDQRAGGHGELCPFFGRLSSCTPLPALLARRTGAAMVTLSVFCVGTGRWRLKVRPVPEKARTPEVVAHLETAMRDQLTDVFWFHDRWRIDKARPLCFFTKQAPTEAARAATVPTRLAVTLPDGKPEAVGVLVALLELRPDLRIDVLDPGNLPPLPEDPRIVRFPWDRSAPEIHSSQVVERCDASHPAPLDFVLLLGGERSLAKAANHMGLRAIIGAGVSGKPWTRAFPIPADAEGWRRMADDLVLTAKNRKA; translated from the coding sequence ATGAGTGACGCCCCCGATGAACCCAAATCGCCGACGCTGGCCCACCGGCTGGAGTATGCGGCATTCCGGGCGGCGGAGGGGGTGCTTTCGCTGGTCTCGCTGGAAACCACGGTGCGGGTCGGCCAAGGGCTCGGGCTGCTGGCGTGGGCGCTTTTTCCGAAGTGGCGCAAGCTGGTCGCCCGCAACCTGCGCATTGCCACCGCGGCCGAGGCGCCGGATGCCGCGGAGATCCGCCGGCGCGTCCGCGAGACCTTCCGCCGGGCCGGCAACAATATGCTCAGCAGCCAGCGCGCGGCGCTGATGACGCAGGAGCAGGTGGAAAAGCACATCGAGATCGAAGGCTTGGAGCACCTGATAGATCCGATGAAGGGCGGCCGCGGCGTGGTGCTGGTGTGGTCGCACATGGGTAACTGGGAAGTGCTCGCCCAGCTCGTGAAAACGCTGGGGCCCGAGGTAAAGGGCGGCCCGATCTTCCGGCGCTTGGAGAACCCGTTGCTCGACGAACTGACGGTGAAGCGCCGCACCCAGCAGGGAGCGGTGCTTTTCGACAAACACGACGGCTTCAATGGCCCCGCGGCAGTGCTCCGCGAAGGCGGCGTGGTCACCGTGATGACCGACCAGCGGGCCGGCGGCCACGGCGAGCTTTGCCCGTTCTTCGGCCGGCTCTCCTCCTGCACGCCCCTACCCGCCCTGCTCGCCCGCCGCACTGGCGCAGCCATGGTGACGCTCTCGGTCTTCTGCGTCGGCACCGGTCGCTGGCGGCTGAAGGTCCGCCCGGTGCCGGAGAAGGCCCGCACCCCGGAAGTGGTCGCGCACCTGGAAACCGCGATGCGAGACCAGTTGACCGATGTCTTCTGGTTTCACGACCGCTGGCGCATCGATAAGGCTCGCCCGCTTTGCTTCTTCACCAAGCAAGCGCCCACCGAGGCCGCGCGCGCTGCCACCGTGCCGACTCGCCTGGCCGTCACCCTGCCCGATGGGAAGCCGGAGGCAGTGGGGGTGCTCGTCGCTCTGTTAGAACTGAGGCCTGACCTGCGGATCGACGTGCTCGACCCCGGCAACCTTCCGCCGCTGCCGGAGGATCCGCGAATCGTGCGCTTCCCCTGGGACCGCAGCGCGCCTGAAATCCATTCCTCGCAAGTCGTGGAGCGGTGCGATGCGTCGCATCCCGCGCCCTTGGATTTCGTCCTGCTGCTCGGTGGAGAACGGTCACTTGCCAAGGCGGCGAATCACATGGGGCTGCGTGCCATCATCGGGGCCGGCGTTTCTGGCAAGCCGTGGACCAGAGCCTTCCCGATCCCCGCGGATGCCGAAGGCTGGCGACGCATGGCCGATGATCTGGTGCTCACTGCCAAGAACCGCAAGGCATGA
- a CDS encoding glycosyltransferase family 4 protein, with the protein MKVLQMIPEMESGGVERGTLELARHLGELGHESLVISGGGKMVKQLESCGTHHLAMPVGRKSLSSLLLVPKLRRLFLDENPDILHLRSRVPAWLAFLAWRGMDPATRPRLVTTVHGFNSVNRYSEIMTCGERVICVSESIRDHVLKYYPKASPDKLRVVHRGIDPADYPHGYQPSAAWKEGFFSEFPETRGKRLLTLPGRITRLKGHEDFAKILKALSSDESLHGVIAGGAHPKKAAYLDEIRALFEAAGLANRITFTGGRSDLREILAISAVVLSLTTQPESFGRTTLEALGLGIPVAGYDHGGVGEQLALLYPAGRIPANDPVIAVPVVKNLLENPPPVPKEHPFTLQAMLGGTMAVYGELRR; encoded by the coding sequence ATGAAGGTGCTTCAGATGATCCCCGAGATGGAGTCCGGCGGCGTGGAACGCGGCACGCTGGAGCTTGCCCGCCACCTCGGCGAGCTGGGGCATGAGTCGCTGGTGATTTCAGGCGGCGGCAAGATGGTGAAGCAGCTCGAATCCTGCGGCACCCACCACCTCGCGATGCCCGTCGGGCGCAAGAGCCTGTCGTCGCTGCTGCTAGTCCCGAAGCTCCGCCGGCTCTTCCTGGACGAGAATCCGGACATCCTGCACCTGCGCTCGCGGGTGCCGGCTTGGCTCGCCTTTCTCGCGTGGCGCGGCATGGACCCTGCCACCCGGCCGCGGCTGGTGACCACCGTGCACGGGTTCAACTCGGTCAACCGCTACTCCGAGATCATGACCTGCGGCGAGCGCGTCATCTGCGTCTCGGAAAGCATCCGCGACCACGTGCTGAAGTACTACCCGAAGGCATCGCCGGACAAGCTGCGGGTGGTCCACCGCGGCATCGATCCCGCCGACTACCCGCACGGCTACCAGCCATCGGCGGCGTGGAAGGAAGGCTTCTTCAGCGAGTTCCCGGAGACCCGCGGCAAGCGCCTGCTCACCTTGCCCGGCCGGATCACCCGCCTGAAGGGGCACGAGGATTTCGCGAAGATCCTCAAGGCCCTTTCCTCCGATGAAAGCCTGCACGGCGTGATCGCCGGTGGTGCCCATCCGAAGAAAGCCGCCTATCTCGATGAGATCCGCGCGCTCTTCGAAGCAGCGGGCTTGGCCAATCGCATCACCTTCACCGGCGGGCGTTCGGACCTGCGGGAGATTCTCGCGATTTCAGCGGTCGTGCTGTCGCTGACCACACAACCGGAGTCCTTCGGACGCACCACGCTGGAAGCGCTCGGCCTCGGCATACCCGTCGCCGGCTATGACCATGGGGGCGTGGGCGAACAGCTCGCACTCCTCTACCCTGCCGGCCGCATCCCGGCGAATGATCCAGTGATCGCCGTGCCAGTGGTGAAGAATTTGTTAGAGAACCCGCCGCCTGTGCCGAAGGAGCATCCCTTCACGCTCCAAGCGATGCTTGGGGGCACCATGGCAGTCTATGGCGAGCTGCGGCGATAA
- a CDS encoding mitochondrial fission ELM1 family protein, with product MTPLEIHVLSDGKPGHENQSYGLAEAIGRLRPVSTSKIHLAGLRGPFARLKKAFKETESLPKPRLLVGAGHAVHPALLALSRAYDVPCVLLMKPTLPAALFDLCLVPEHDLGGREPQDHVIPTIGALNRVLPPDGRPRHGGLILLGGPSSSHGWDAASIETAICSIVSAGKERPWRITDSRRSPAGTLAALAKACPAMATYPHGDTGRDWLPQMLAEAAEVWVTEDSISMIYEALSSGAKVGLLPVPATKKAGRVARGVERLVQEGFVTRFVDWAPAAGLAEPPQVLREADRCAAIVLKRLLPSSS from the coding sequence ATGACACCGCTGGAAATCCATGTCCTGTCCGACGGCAAGCCCGGTCACGAGAACCAGTCCTACGGGCTGGCCGAGGCGATCGGCCGGCTGCGTCCGGTGTCCACGTCGAAGATCCATCTCGCCGGCCTACGAGGTCCCTTCGCCCGCCTGAAGAAGGCCTTCAAGGAAACGGAATCCCTGCCGAAGCCCCGGCTCCTGGTCGGGGCCGGCCACGCGGTGCACCCGGCATTGCTGGCCTTGTCGCGGGCTTATGACGTCCCGTGCGTGCTGCTGATGAAGCCGACCTTGCCAGCGGCACTCTTCGATCTGTGCCTGGTGCCCGAGCACGATCTGGGAGGCCGCGAACCGCAGGATCACGTGATTCCCACCATCGGGGCTCTCAACCGGGTGCTGCCTCCAGACGGACGGCCGCGGCACGGCGGCTTGATCCTGTTAGGTGGGCCATCGTCATCGCATGGATGGGACGCTGCCTCGATTGAAACCGCGATCTGCTCAATCGTTTCCGCAGGCAAGGAACGTCCGTGGCGGATCACCGATTCGCGGCGCTCGCCGGCGGGAACGCTTGCGGCATTGGCCAAGGCTTGCCCGGCAATGGCCACCTACCCGCACGGCGACACCGGCCGCGACTGGCTGCCGCAGATGCTGGCAGAGGCCGCCGAAGTATGGGTCACGGAAGACAGCATCTCGATGATCTACGAAGCCCTTAGTAGTGGCGCGAAGGTCGGGCTGCTGCCGGTGCCTGCCACGAAGAAAGCCGGCCGTGTCGCCCGCGGCGTCGAGCGGCTGGTGCAGGAAGGATTTGTCACGCGTTTCGTCGACTGGGCACCGGCCGCCGGTCTGGCCGAGCCACCTCAGGTGCTGCGCGAAGCGGACCGCTGCGCCGCCATCGTTTTAAAGCGGCTGCTTCCGTCATCCTCATGA